DNA sequence from the Candidatus Kaistella beijingensis genome:
TACTTTTGTTTCTGTATTGTTGTTGCTAACAACAAAATTGTTTCTAGCAACAAACCTTGAAAACAGCCTGACAGAAGCAAAAACCACAAGATATGAAAGTCACTTTACGAGAACGCAACCAAGGAGGAAAAACCAGTCTGTATCTGGATTATTACCATAAAGGTAAACGCAAACTGGAATATTTGAAACTCTATCTGAATCCGAATGCCAAAACAAAGGAAGAAAAGGATTTGAATAAAAAAACCTTGCAACTTGCAGAAAGTGTAAGAGCCAAAAGGCAAATTGAAATCCAGAACGGAGTGTATGGCTTCCAGGATAGTGAGAAACTAAAAGCCAGTGCATTAGATTACATTAAGCAACTTGCAGACAAAAAGCAAGACAGCAGTGGCAATCACGGGAATTGGATTTCAATGTATAAACATCTTATGAAGTACACCAATGGACATCTTTTGTTTGAAAACTTAGATCGTGATTTTGTCGAGGGGTTTAAAGATTATCTTGCTAGTGCAGAAACAAAGTCTGAAGGCGTTAAACTTTCCCAGAATTCTAAATACTCCTACTTCAATAAATTTAAAGCGGCTTTAAAGCAAGCGGTAAGAGATAGAATATTACAAACCAATCCAGGCGAAGGAGTTGATGGTTTCAAACAGGGAGAACCTCAGCGAGAATACTTAAGTTTAGAAGAACTTAAAGCAGTCGCTAAAACAGATTGTGAAATTCCAATAATGAAAACCGCTTTTCTGTTTTCCGCACTTACAGGT
Encoded proteins:
- a CDS encoding site-specific integrase, with protein sequence MKVTLRERNQGGKTSLYLDYYHKGKRKLEYLKLYLNPNAKTKEEKDLNKKTLQLAESVRAKRQIEIQNGVYGFQDSEKLKASALDYIKQLADKKQDSSGNHGNWISMYKHLMKYTNGHLLFENLDRDFVEGFKDYLASAETKSEGVKLSQNSKYSYFNKFKAALKQAVRDRILQTNPGEGVDGFKQGEPQREYLSLEELKAVAKTDCEIPIMKTAFLFSALTGLRWSDCQKLVWSEIQFSNELGNHIRFIQKKTKGAETLPISEQAVGLLGERGEPDERVFVNLRYSAWYNLKLQQWMMAAGIHRTITFHCARHTYATLQLAAGTDIYTVSKLLGHRELRTTQIYAKVIDSKKIEAANKIQLDL